From Polynucleobacter difficilis, a single genomic window includes:
- the ispG gene encoding flavodoxin-dependent (E)-4-hydroxy-3-methylbut-2-enyl-diphosphate synthase: MTEPTKTMSNCLPPLPLGPSPKRASRQSEVVWESARITVGGNAPVRVQSMTNTDTEDALATAIQVKELARAGSEMVRITVNTPAAAAAVPYIREQLDKMGVHVPLIGDFHYNGHTLLKEHPECARTLSKYRINPGNVGKGAKRDPQFAQMIEAACEYRKPIRIGVNWGSLDQDLLASIMDANAALPSPKSAQEVMIEALIQSALQSAEKAEELGMDPNQITLSCKVSNVQDLVAVYRDLARRCDYPLHLGLTEAGMGSKGIVASTAALAILLQEGIGDTIRISLTPDPGAPRENEVIVGQEILQTMGLRNFTPMVIACPGCGRTTSTTFQELAANIQSYLRQQMPVWKKTHPGVEEMNVAVMGCIVNGPGESKHANIGISLPGTGETPAAPVFVDGVKVKTLRGESIAQDFQVIVEEYVKTRYGSKQA, translated from the coding sequence ATGACAGAACCGACCAAAACCATGTCAAATTGCTTACCTCCATTACCACTCGGTCCATCGCCTAAGCGCGCCTCACGCCAATCCGAAGTGGTTTGGGAAAGCGCCCGAATTACCGTCGGTGGTAATGCGCCGGTCCGCGTACAGTCGATGACCAATACCGATACTGAGGATGCCCTGGCAACTGCCATTCAAGTGAAAGAATTAGCACGTGCCGGTTCTGAAATGGTGCGCATTACCGTCAACACGCCGGCTGCTGCGGCTGCTGTTCCCTACATTCGGGAGCAGCTCGATAAGATGGGCGTGCATGTGCCGCTCATTGGTGACTTTCATTACAACGGCCACACCTTACTGAAAGAGCATCCCGAGTGCGCTAGGACTTTATCCAAGTACCGCATTAATCCCGGTAACGTAGGTAAGGGCGCCAAACGTGATCCGCAATTTGCGCAAATGATTGAAGCCGCTTGCGAATACCGCAAACCCATTCGCATTGGTGTGAATTGGGGCAGTCTGGATCAAGACTTGCTTGCGAGCATCATGGATGCCAATGCTGCGCTGCCTTCGCCCAAGTCAGCACAAGAAGTGATGATTGAGGCGCTGATTCAGTCGGCTCTGCAATCGGCAGAGAAGGCGGAAGAGCTGGGCATGGATCCTAATCAAATCACACTCTCGTGCAAAGTCAGTAACGTACAAGATTTAGTGGCGGTCTATCGTGACCTTGCGCGCCGCTGCGACTACCCATTGCATTTGGGCTTAACCGAAGCCGGCATGGGCAGCAAAGGGATAGTGGCTTCAACTGCCGCCTTAGCCATTTTGTTGCAAGAGGGTATTGGCGATACCATTCGTATTTCACTCACACCCGATCCCGGCGCTCCTCGTGAAAACGAAGTGATCGTGGGCCAAGAAATTTTACAAACCATGGGCCTGCGTAATTTCACGCCGATGGTGATTGCCTGCCCAGGTTGTGGTCGCACGACGAGCACGACCTTTCAGGAATTGGCTGCCAATATTCAATCCTACTTACGTCAGCAAATGCCTGTGTGGAAAAAAACCCATCCGGGAGTTGAAGAAATGAACGTTGCCGTAATGGGTTGCATTGTCAACGGCCCAGGCGAGAGTAAGCACGCCAATATTGGTATCTCATTGCCAGGCACGGGCGAGACGCCGGCTGCCCCGGTGTTCGTCGATGGCGTCAAAGTGAAGACGCTCCGCGGTGAATCGATTGCGCAAGACTTTCAGGTGATTGTGGAAGAGTACGTCAAAACCCGTTACGGCAGTAAGCAAGCATGA
- the rlmN gene encoding 23S rRNA (adenine(2503)-C(2))-methyltransferase RlmN has protein sequence MTTPRTNLLDFDAAGMAAYVAGLNEKPFRAKQLLNWVHQRGVSDIAAMSDLAKTFRTSLTDRAEIKPLPVIRDEQAEDGTRKWLIDVGAKDAVEMVFIPEDDRGTLCISSQAGCAVNCRFCSTGYQGFSRNLTAGEIIGQLWYAEHELKKDPNAILRLEEYPTPGYVYSGRVVSNVVLMGMGEPLLNYDNLLTALRLMLDDNAYGLSRRRVTVSTSGVVPMMDRLSQDCPVALAVSLHAPNDALRDQLVPLNIKYPLRELLAACERYLEFAPRDFLTFEYCMLENVNDSDAQAKELIRLLSGIKCKVNLIPFNPFPESGLTRSLPQRVQAFMHLLLDAGMVATIRKTRGSDIAAACGQLAGDVVDRTRVRERALYEQPIEWVNR, from the coding sequence TTGACTACCCCGCGCACAAATCTCCTGGATTTTGACGCTGCCGGAATGGCAGCGTATGTCGCGGGTCTAAATGAAAAACCATTTCGGGCCAAGCAGCTCCTGAATTGGGTTCACCAGCGCGGCGTGTCGGATATCGCCGCGATGAGTGATTTAGCAAAAACCTTTCGTACTTCCTTAACTGACCGCGCTGAAATTAAGCCGCTGCCCGTCATCCGGGATGAGCAAGCAGAGGATGGCACACGCAAGTGGCTGATTGATGTAGGCGCTAAAGATGCGGTAGAGATGGTATTCATACCAGAAGACGACCGCGGTACTTTGTGTATTTCATCGCAGGCCGGCTGTGCAGTAAATTGCCGTTTTTGCTCGACTGGTTATCAAGGCTTCTCACGCAACCTGACTGCCGGTGAAATCATCGGCCAACTTTGGTATGCCGAGCACGAGTTAAAGAAAGATCCAAACGCCATACTGCGCTTAGAAGAGTACCCAACCCCAGGCTACGTATACAGCGGCCGTGTGGTTTCCAACGTAGTTTTGATGGGCATGGGTGAGCCGCTGCTCAATTACGACAATTTGCTGACTGCCTTGCGCTTGATGCTTGATGACAACGCCTACGGTTTGTCACGTCGCCGCGTGACTGTATCTACTTCCGGCGTGGTGCCGATGATGGATCGCTTATCGCAAGATTGCCCCGTCGCTTTGGCAGTATCCTTGCATGCACCCAATGATGCGCTGCGTGACCAGCTGGTTCCTTTGAATATTAAATACCCGCTGCGTGAATTACTGGCAGCGTGTGAGCGCTATTTGGAGTTTGCTCCCCGTGATTTTTTAACCTTTGAATACTGCATGCTTGAGAATGTGAATGACAGCGATGCGCAGGCCAAGGAGTTAATTCGCTTATTGAGTGGCATTAAATGCAAGGTCAATTTGATTCCATTTAATCCTTTCCCAGAATCGGGCTTGACCCGTTCATTACCACAGCGCGTTCAGGCATTTATGCATTTATTACTCGATGCCGGTATGGTCGCAACCATTCGTAAAACGCGGGGCAGTGATATTGCCGCTGCTTGTGGCCAACTCGCTGGTGATGTGGTGGATCGGACGCGCGTGCGTGAGCGCGCGCTCTACGAGCAGCCCATCGAATGGGTCAACCGTTAA
- the ndk gene encoding nucleoside-diphosphate kinase produces MAMERTLSIIKPDAVAKNVIGQIYSRFEQAGLKVIASKMAHLSQSEAEQFYAVHAARPFFKDLVSFMISGPVMIQVLQGDNAIAKNRELMGATDPKKADKGTIRADFADSIDANAVHGSDAPETAAVEIAFFFPGMNIFSR; encoded by the coding sequence ATGGCAATGGAGCGCACCCTTTCTATTATTAAACCGGATGCAGTAGCTAAAAATGTAATCGGACAGATTTATTCTCGTTTTGAGCAGGCCGGCCTCAAAGTCATCGCATCCAAAATGGCGCATTTGTCGCAGTCAGAAGCGGAGCAGTTTTATGCTGTGCATGCAGCTCGCCCATTCTTTAAAGATTTAGTGAGCTTCATGATTTCTGGTCCAGTCATGATTCAGGTATTGCAAGGTGATAACGCCATTGCAAAAAACCGTGAACTCATGGGCGCAACCGATCCAAAGAAAGCAGACAAAGGCACTATCCGTGCTGACTTTGCAGACAGCATTGATGCCAATGCAGTGCATGGCTCCGATGCGCCAGAAACTGCTGCTGTGGAAATCGCCTTCTTTTTCCCAGGCATGAATATCTTTTCGCGTTAA
- a CDS encoding Bax inhibitor-1/YccA family protein: MSDLNSFGFGQTGSVANAQVRNRVLRNTYALLALSMVPTVIGAWLGVAMGFKLFEGSPFMGFIVFMAVAFGFFWAIDRNKDSGLGVVLLLAFTFFMGVMLSRLVGYTLGTYSNGATLIMGAFGGTALIFTVMASIATVSKRDFGSMGKFLMIGVILLIVASLANIWLQMPALMLTLMVLAIAIFSAFILVDVQRVVNGGETNYVMATLAIYLNIYNIFTNLLALFGIMGGDRD; the protein is encoded by the coding sequence ATGAGTGATTTGAACTCGTTCGGCTTTGGGCAAACAGGCTCAGTTGCAAACGCGCAGGTCCGTAACCGGGTACTGCGCAATACCTACGCCCTGCTGGCACTTTCCATGGTTCCAACCGTCATCGGCGCTTGGCTGGGTGTTGCAATGGGATTCAAGCTGTTTGAAGGCAGCCCCTTCATGGGCTTTATCGTCTTTATGGCAGTGGCCTTCGGTTTTTTCTGGGCGATTGACCGCAATAAAGACAGCGGCCTAGGCGTAGTCCTGTTATTGGCCTTCACCTTCTTTATGGGCGTGATGCTGTCCCGTTTAGTTGGCTACACCCTGGGCACCTATAGCAACGGCGCAACCCTGATCATGGGTGCATTTGGTGGTACAGCCCTGATCTTCACGGTCATGGCCAGCATTGCTACCGTCAGCAAGCGTGATTTTGGCAGCATGGGTAAGTTCCTCATGATTGGCGTAATACTGCTGATCGTGGCATCCCTTGCCAACATTTGGTTGCAAATGCCTGCTTTGATGTTGACCTTGATGGTGTTAGCAATTGCGATTTTCTCTGCCTTCATCTTGGTGGACGTTCAGCGTGTGGTCAATGGTGGCGAAACCAACTACGTGATGGCAACTCTAGCTATTTACTTGAATATCTACAACATCTTTACCAACCTCTTGGCCCTCTTCGGGATCATGGGTGGCGATCGCGACTAA
- a CDS encoding ABC transporter substrate-binding protein: MLVTLLSFANSSFAQEANSSPVRLQLAWSHQAQFAGVYVAQMRKHFEAEGLDVIVFPGGSALNPINELQIGNADVAIAWFNNAYQLSGPDKQVVNIGQIFSGSALNIVCRISAGVFSSKDMYGKKIGVWGVGDQDIVMEMLRKLSIPSNQVELIKQRPDGKDLIDRNVACATAMNYNEYWKILEAGVPASDLIVIEPEKYGTINIEDGLYVMRDRLQDPNFRDQMTRFMRALRKGWAEARIAPTLAAQQVLNYDASLDIRHQVHMAQSVLELVPKNNNEFGLFHLANYGKSLDLLERVSPNQAIDPSLLWTHSIWAQLQKEDGLAKPLTEATRFYVTEIVKSQWFKLLIYLSAFTFALSGTLEGINRNYDLWGRLILALLSGLGGGTLRDIVIGGERLNFFYVKDIVFPTGILLIVLSASIIGMRYQGFHHSDLFKGIKKYTDIIGFAGLATMGAMLALAAGMPWFWAPICGALSCAGGGMLRDVLVNQEPHTFKGVIYEEAAVIGGLILTAGLFISNYFEASSIPVLLTVIFTFFFLISLRLIIYKYNITYPTMLGGPKKD; encoded by the coding sequence ATGTTAGTGACACTTCTTTCCTTTGCTAACTCCAGTTTTGCTCAAGAAGCCAATTCCTCCCCAGTTCGACTCCAACTGGCTTGGTCACATCAGGCCCAATTTGCAGGGGTCTATGTTGCACAAATGCGCAAACATTTTGAGGCTGAGGGCCTTGATGTAATCGTGTTTCCTGGAGGGTCTGCATTAAACCCCATTAACGAACTGCAAATTGGTAACGCTGATGTAGCCATTGCCTGGTTTAACAATGCCTACCAACTTTCTGGGCCCGATAAACAGGTAGTTAATATCGGACAAATCTTTTCTGGCTCGGCCCTCAATATTGTTTGTCGTATTAGCGCCGGAGTCTTTAGCTCCAAAGATATGTATGGCAAAAAGATCGGGGTATGGGGCGTGGGGGACCAAGATATTGTGATGGAAATGCTTCGTAAGCTCTCCATTCCGAGTAATCAAGTTGAGCTGATCAAGCAACGGCCTGATGGCAAAGATTTAATCGATCGCAATGTCGCTTGCGCCACCGCAATGAACTACAACGAGTACTGGAAAATATTGGAAGCGGGCGTACCTGCCTCTGATTTGATCGTGATTGAGCCTGAAAAATACGGCACTATCAATATCGAAGATGGCTTGTATGTCATGCGCGATCGCTTACAGGATCCTAACTTTCGGGATCAAATGACGCGTTTTATGAGGGCCTTACGCAAAGGCTGGGCTGAAGCTCGCATTGCGCCTACCTTGGCAGCACAACAAGTACTGAACTACGATGCTAGTTTGGATATTCGCCATCAAGTTCATATGGCGCAGTCTGTACTGGAGCTAGTGCCCAAAAATAATAATGAGTTCGGATTATTTCATCTCGCTAATTATGGCAAGAGCTTAGATCTCTTAGAACGCGTTAGCCCAAACCAGGCAATTGACCCTAGCTTACTCTGGACCCACTCCATTTGGGCGCAACTACAAAAAGAAGATGGTCTCGCAAAACCCCTTACTGAGGCAACCCGTTTTTATGTCACCGAAATTGTTAAGTCTCAATGGTTCAAACTACTAATTTACCTATCCGCATTTACCTTTGCGTTGTCAGGAACACTAGAAGGTATTAATCGTAACTATGATCTATGGGGTCGTTTAATCTTGGCCTTACTATCTGGACTTGGCGGCGGTACTCTGCGCGATATTGTGATTGGTGGTGAACGCCTGAACTTCTTCTATGTGAAAGACATCGTCTTTCCAACCGGCATTTTACTTATCGTATTGAGCGCTAGCATTATTGGAATGCGCTATCAAGGTTTTCATCATTCTGATTTATTTAAGGGAATTAAAAAATATACCGACATTATTGGCTTTGCAGGCTTAGCCACGATGGGAGCAATGCTTGCATTGGCAGCCGGTATGCCTTGGTTTTGGGCTCCCATTTGTGGGGCACTTTCGTGTGCAGGTGGTGGTATGTTGCGAGATGTTTTAGTTAATCAAGAACCTCACACATTCAAGGGAGTTATCTATGAAGAAGCCGCGGTCATAGGAGGCTTGATACTCACTGCAGGCTTATTTATTTCAAATTACTTTGAGGCAAGCTCGATCCCTGTTTTGCTTACGGTGATCTTTACATTCTTTTTCTTGATTTCGCTACGCCTGATCATTTACAAGTACAACATTACTTATCCGACAATGTTGGGCGGTCCCAAAAAAGATTAA
- the rlmD gene encoding 23S rRNA (uracil(1939)-C(5))-methyltransferase RlmD, translated as MPRRSRARVAPESHDISDPILVEGLDLDAQGIARLAPTEEAAARGESGKVIFIRGALPTEVVRYQITRDKSRFSKAKVIDIMKEAVFRAKPACQYFGVCGGCTMQHLDIRAQIAIKQRVLEDDLLHIGQLRPQEVLRPMAGPTWHYRHRARFSVVNRSIKKGTVLVGFHEHQSAYVADMLSCQILPKHVSDLLEPLRALIMSLSDPSRVPQIELAVGEGKEIGSQVTALAIRHLEPLIEADQTAIKAFADQHGVWIWLQPSGLQSLAPFHPPTGMLCYRLPEFGIEMPFKPADFTQVNHLMNRSLVSCALRLFEVQAGDRVLDLFCGIGNFSLPLARTASSVLGIEGLASLVERATENAAHNQLSHKASFMQSDLFEVSIDIIVSWGKAERWLIDPPREGAMAICQALANIVQASAAGQHEWDAFLPKRIVYVSCNPKTLARDASILVHQAGYQLRSAGIINMFPHTSHVESIAVFERNGHGI; from the coding sequence ATGCCTAGGCGATCACGCGCACGCGTAGCGCCAGAAAGCCACGATATCTCTGACCCCATTTTGGTGGAGGGCTTGGATCTCGATGCCCAGGGCATTGCCCGCCTAGCACCAACCGAAGAAGCGGCTGCACGCGGTGAAAGCGGTAAGGTGATCTTCATTCGGGGCGCCTTACCAACCGAGGTGGTGCGCTACCAAATTACCCGCGATAAATCCCGCTTCTCCAAAGCCAAAGTAATCGACATTATGAAAGAGGCGGTCTTTCGAGCGAAGCCTGCATGCCAATATTTTGGTGTGTGTGGCGGTTGCACCATGCAGCACTTGGATATCCGCGCGCAAATCGCGATCAAGCAGCGTGTACTAGAAGATGATTTATTGCATATTGGCCAGCTTCGCCCGCAGGAAGTATTGCGACCCATGGCTGGGCCTACTTGGCACTATCGCCACCGCGCGCGTTTTAGTGTGGTCAATCGTTCGATTAAAAAAGGCACAGTACTGGTGGGTTTTCATGAGCACCAAAGCGCGTATGTGGCCGACATGCTGTCATGTCAAATACTGCCCAAGCATGTATCCGATTTACTCGAGCCCCTGCGCGCGCTCATCATGTCACTCAGCGATCCGAGCCGAGTGCCGCAAATTGAACTCGCTGTAGGCGAGGGCAAGGAAATCGGTAGTCAAGTTACCGCCTTGGCGATTCGGCATTTAGAGCCGCTGATAGAAGCGGATCAAACTGCCATCAAAGCATTTGCCGATCAGCATGGTGTGTGGATTTGGCTGCAACCCAGTGGCTTACAAAGCCTGGCTCCCTTTCATCCGCCAACGGGTATGCTCTGCTATCGCCTGCCGGAGTTTGGTATTGAGATGCCATTTAAACCAGCCGACTTCACCCAGGTCAATCACCTGATGAATCGCTCGCTGGTCAGCTGCGCCTTGCGACTCTTTGAAGTGCAAGCGGGTGATCGGGTGCTCGATCTCTTTTGCGGCATTGGTAATTTCAGTTTGCCATTGGCTCGTACAGCCAGTAGCGTACTGGGCATCGAAGGGCTTGCCAGTTTAGTAGAACGCGCTACTGAAAATGCAGCGCACAATCAACTTAGCCACAAAGCTAGTTTCATGCAGAGCGATCTGTTTGAAGTCAGCATCGATATCATTGTTTCGTGGGGCAAGGCCGAGCGCTGGTTAATTGATCCGCCCAGAGAGGGCGCAATGGCAATCTGCCAAGCATTAGCCAATATTGTTCAAGCAAGCGCAGCAGGGCAGCATGAATGGGATGCCTTCTTACCAAAACGCATCGTCTACGTATCGTGTAATCCCAAAACCCTAGCGCGAGATGCTTCTATTTTGGTACACCAAGCCGGCTACCAGTTACGCTCTGCCGGCATCATCAATATGTTTCCCCATACCTCGCACGTGGAGTCGATTGCGGTATTTGAGCGCAATGGGCACGGCATTTAA
- a CDS encoding 3'-5' exonuclease: MTTVLVFDIETIPDVAGLRRLGDFPASMADADVAQQVMQLRLDKTGSDFLPLYLQRIVAISCVIRRTTKEGLPQIKVGSLGNSDDSEKVLIQAFFDLIEKYTPQLVSWNGSGFDLPVLHYRALINQVHAPRYWEMGESQDSDSRDFKWNNYISRYHMRHLDLMDLLAKFNGRANAPLDALAKLCGFPGKLGMDGSQVWPAYQDGKIADIRRYCETDVVNTYLMYCRYQLLRGGVTQAEHDEELDFVKRYLEQEAKEPNGQAWQEYLAGFAGDA, translated from the coding sequence ATGACAACCGTTCTGGTATTTGATATTGAGACCATTCCGGATGTAGCAGGTCTGCGCCGGCTGGGGGATTTTCCGGCGAGTATGGCAGATGCGGATGTGGCGCAGCAAGTGATGCAACTGCGTTTAGATAAAACCGGCAGCGATTTTTTACCACTCTACTTGCAACGCATTGTGGCGATCTCTTGCGTCATTCGGCGCACCACCAAAGAAGGTCTGCCACAAATCAAAGTCGGCTCCCTCGGCAACTCAGATGATTCTGAAAAGGTATTGATTCAGGCATTTTTTGATTTGATCGAAAAATACACGCCGCAATTGGTATCGTGGAATGGCAGCGGCTTTGATTTACCGGTCTTGCACTACCGCGCCTTAATTAACCAAGTACATGCACCGCGCTATTGGGAAATGGGCGAGAGCCAAGATAGCGATAGCCGCGATTTCAAATGGAATAACTACATTAGCCGCTACCACATGCGGCATTTAGACTTAATGGATTTGCTCGCGAAATTCAATGGCCGGGCCAATGCCCCTTTGGATGCCTTAGCCAAACTGTGCGGCTTTCCAGGCAAGCTCGGCATGGATGGCAGTCAAGTGTGGCCAGCCTACCAAGACGGCAAAATCGCGGACATACGGCGCTATTGCGAAACCGATGTCGTGAACACCTATCTCATGTATTGCCGTTACCAACTCCTGCGGGGCGGAGTAACGCAAGCCGAGCACGATGAAGAGCTGGACTTTGTGAAGCGCTATTTAGAGCAAGAGGCCAAAGAGCCAAACGGCCAAGCCTGGCAAGAATACCTCGCTGGTTTTGCAGGCGATGCCTAG
- a CDS encoding peptidoglycan DD-metalloendopeptidase family protein, whose protein sequence is MKKPSHCSITQIKRSDMPSLVMLIGISSVLLLSACTTPRTTPATVIDRTRPESSTATANIPTPPGYYRVKRGDTVLRIALDHGQSYRDVVRWNNLSDPNLIEVDQLLLVRPPANAMTVKPLTSAATTPAPQKMAEQRTAEPAVEAKAESAKPDANAPGIRLSWPAKGKVVEDFIDGKNKGIDIAGKLGDPIQAAGDGRVVYAGNSLRGYGNLVIVKHDNTYLTAYAHNRNLLVKEGDAVRKGQKIAEMGDTDANSVRLHFELRVNGKPVDPLPFLQ, encoded by the coding sequence ATGAAAAAACCAAGCCATTGTTCTATTACCCAAATCAAGCGCAGCGACATGCCCTCCCTTGTGATGCTGATTGGCATCAGTTCAGTCTTACTCCTCTCGGCATGTACTACGCCGCGTACTACGCCTGCGACCGTAATCGATCGTACGCGCCCCGAATCATCAACAGCAACAGCAAACATTCCAACGCCGCCGGGGTATTACCGTGTGAAGCGGGGGGATACCGTATTGCGGATTGCCTTGGATCATGGACAGTCCTATCGTGACGTCGTGCGCTGGAATAACTTAAGCGACCCCAACTTGATTGAGGTCGATCAGTTATTGCTAGTAAGGCCGCCTGCAAATGCAATGACTGTAAAACCGTTGACGTCGGCGGCCACCACACCGGCGCCGCAAAAAATGGCAGAGCAGCGTACGGCTGAACCGGCAGTGGAAGCGAAGGCCGAGTCAGCTAAGCCCGATGCAAATGCGCCAGGCATCCGCTTATCATGGCCAGCCAAAGGCAAGGTAGTAGAAGATTTCATTGACGGCAAGAACAAAGGCATCGACATTGCCGGTAAGCTTGGCGATCCCATTCAGGCTGCGGGCGATGGCCGCGTTGTATATGCTGGAAATAGCCTGCGCGGTTACGGTAATTTAGTGATCGTCAAACACGACAATACTTACCTCACCGCCTATGCCCACAATCGCAACTTATTGGTGAAAGAGGGCGATGCCGTGCGCAAGGGTCAGAAGATTGCAGAAATGGGCGATACCGATGCCAACTCCGTGCGACTGCATTTTGAACTTCGCGTGAATGGCAAGCCCGTAGATCCGCTGCCTTTCCTGCAGTAA
- the surE gene encoding 5'/3'-nucleotidase SurE produces the protein MATSFPSGDTALPHILISNDDGYLAPGLLALVNAIRPLGRITVIAPEQNHSGASNSLTLSRPLSIHRIAGGERDGFVFINGTPTDCVHIAMTGYLDHRPDLVVSGINQGENMGEDVLYSGTVAAAVEGVMFGVPGIAFSQTDRGWARIDDAAQAAHDIVKQMLSHPMPKHPQQADGIATLLNVNIPNRPYDELKRWRVTRLGNRHHSQPVVVQNNPRGDKIYWIGAAGDAKDASSGTDFHAINEGCISITPMQLDLTDHARQKAMAADGWNRD, from the coding sequence ATGGCTACTTCTTTTCCTTCCGGCGACACCGCGTTGCCCCACATTCTGATCTCCAATGACGATGGCTATTTAGCGCCTGGCTTATTGGCTTTAGTGAATGCGATCCGCCCCTTGGGCCGGATTACGGTAATTGCCCCCGAGCAAAACCACAGCGGCGCCTCCAATTCTTTAACACTTTCACGTCCCTTGTCGATTCATCGGATCGCTGGCGGAGAGCGCGATGGCTTTGTCTTTATTAATGGCACGCCAACCGATTGCGTGCACATTGCCATGACGGGCTACTTAGACCATCGCCCTGATTTAGTCGTTTCTGGCATCAACCAAGGCGAGAACATGGGCGAAGACGTACTTTATTCCGGTACGGTTGCCGCAGCAGTGGAGGGTGTGATGTTTGGCGTTCCTGGGATTGCGTTCTCGCAAACCGATCGAGGCTGGGCCCGTATTGATGATGCAGCGCAAGCAGCGCACGACATTGTCAAACAAATGCTGTCCCACCCGATGCCAAAACACCCCCAGCAGGCCGATGGCATAGCCACCTTACTCAACGTCAATATTCCGAACAGACCTTACGACGAACTCAAGCGCTGGCGCGTCACGCGCTTAGGTAATCGCCACCACTCGCAACCCGTCGTTGTACAAAACAACCCACGCGGTGACAAGATTTACTGGATTGGCGCAGCGGGCGACGCGAAGGATGCTTCTTCTGGCACGGATTTTCATGCGATCAATGAGGGCTGTATATCGATTACGCCAATGCAGCTTGATCTTACTGACCACGCTCGGCAAAAAGCGATGGCCGCAGACGGTTGGAATCGCGATTGA